ACCTTGGTActatgacatcaagaggttcctcaAGGCGAGAAAATATCCTGAGAATGCCACTAACGGTCAGAAGCGAGCATTGAGGAGACTAGCAAATCACTTTTTCTATAACGGGGAAGTCCTgtataaaaggaccccggacTTGGGTCTATTAAGGTGTGTAGATGCTGCTAAAGCAACAAAGTTATTGGAAGAAATACATGCAGGAATGCGCGGGCCTTACATGAACGGTTTCACTTTAGCCTGGAAGATTCTAGAGCCGGATACTTTTGTATGGCCATGGAAAGTGACAACATCCGCTATGTGCAAAACTGTCACTAGTGTTAGATTCACGGGGATTTTATCCAGGGTCGGCCCGATGAATTAAACGTAACGGGTTCTCCCTAGTTATTTGCCTCTTGTTGCATGGATGTAATTGGACCTATAGAATCGGCCACATCAAATGGACATTGTTTCATCTTGgtattatttcaccaaatgggtcgaagatTCCACATACAAGGCTATTACAAAGAAGGTAGTAGCAGATTTCATCCGTAACAACATAGTCTGCCGATTTGGGATTCTAGAGTCAATATAAATAACAATGCaaccaatctcaatagtgatctcaTGAGGTAAATTTGCGAGAAGTTCAAAATCATCCATCGTAATTGCACAACATATAGGCCATAAATGAAtagagcagttgaagcag
Above is a window of Nicotiana tabacum cultivar K326 chromosome 8, ASM71507v2, whole genome shotgun sequence DNA encoding:
- the LOC142163286 gene encoding uncharacterized protein LOC142163286; translated protein: MLSSMIQHLGKDYIDPIEVEIRDRLAYCLHVDEEPDVKPWYYDIKRFLKARKYPENATNGQKRALRRLANHFFYNGEVLYKRTPDLGLLRCVDAAKATKLLEEIHAGMRGPYMNGFTLAWKILEPDTFVWPWKVTTSAMCKTVTSVRFTGILSRVGPMN